One window of the Rhinoraja longicauda isolate Sanriku21f chromosome 2, sRhiLon1.1, whole genome shotgun sequence genome contains the following:
- the ptf1a gene encoding pancreas transcription factor 1 subunit alpha, with product MDTVLEQLAGIDTFSAAYFDDEDLFTAQSPRHHHLDADEFLENDVDFLSSNMNEYYKEHRLSRDVEHCDSGILSFTSSSSPFSFDCPDSTEVSPQFKTIDGAAKRRRRIRSEVEMQHLRQAANVRERRRMQSINDAFEGLRTHIPTLPYEKRLSKVDTLRLAIGYINFLTELVQSDMPLRNPNNDPAVQPKKVIICHRGARSPSHNDPDYGLPPLAGHSLSWTDEKQLKEQNIIRTAKVWTPEDPRKSNSKSFVNNIENEPPFDLAS from the exons ATGGATACTGTGCTGGAGCAGCTCGCCGGCATCGACACCTTCTCCGCCGCCTACTTCGACGATGAAGACCTGTTCACAGCCCAGTCGCCCAGGCATCATCACCTGGACGCAGACGAGTTCCTGGAGAACGACGTGGACTTTCTGAGCAGCAACATGAACGAATACTACAAGGAGCACAGGCTGTCGCGGGATGTGGAGCACTGCGACTCCGGCATCCTGTCCTTCACATCGTCCTCCTCGCCCTTTtccttcgactgccccgacagcACTGAGGTGTCCCCGCAGTTTAAAACAATCGATGGCGCTGCAAAGAGACGCAGAAGGATCCGCTCAGAAGTTGAAATGCAACACCTCAGGCAGGCTGCAAATGTCCGGGAGCGCAGACGCATGCAGTCCATTAACGATGCGTTTGAGGGTCTCCGGACTCACATACCAACGCTACCTTATGAAAAACGACTTTCAAAAGTTGATACCCTCCGACTGGCAATCGGTTACATCAACTTCTTGACCGAACTTGTTCAATCTGACATGCCTTTAAGAAATCCAAACAACGACCCTGCAGTCCAACCTAAAAAAGTCATTATCTGCCATAGAGGTGCAA GATCGCCATCTCACAATGACCCAGACTACggtctgcctcctctggcaggacACTCTTTGTCGTGGACTGACGAGAAACAGCTTAAAGAACAAAATATCATCAGGACGGCAAAAGTTTGGACTCCAGAAGATCCcagaaaatctaacagcaaatctTTTGTAAATAACATTGAGAACGAACCACCCTTTGACCTTGCCTCGTAG